From Thiomicrospira sp. XS5, one genomic window encodes:
- the gpt gene encoding xanthine phosphoribosyltransferase encodes MPNNTDRYLVSWDQLHRDCRTLTKELLTLETQWDGIIAITRGGMIPATIIARELGIRLIDSISVRTYSHKQISEPVILSDVTATQDGENFLLIDDLVDTGKTAKFVRERLPKAYFATVYAKPEGKPLVDTHVTEVSQDTWIYFPWDLDLSYAKPISKDADE; translated from the coding sequence ATGCCAAACAACACAGACCGTTACCTTGTATCCTGGGATCAACTACACCGCGACTGCCGCACCCTGACCAAAGAGCTTCTGACACTGGAAACCCAATGGGACGGCATCATCGCCATCACCCGCGGCGGCATGATTCCGGCCACCATCATTGCACGCGAATTGGGCATTCGCCTGATCGACAGTATTTCGGTGCGCACTTACAGCCACAAACAAATCAGCGAACCGGTCATTTTAAGTGACGTCACCGCGACACAGGATGGCGAGAACTTTCTTTTAATTGACGATTTAGTGGATACCGGGAAAACGGCGAAATTTGTACGTGAACGTTTGCCCAAAGCGTATTTCGCCACGGTTTACGCCAAGCCGGAAGGCAAACCATTGGTGGACACACACGTGACCGAAGTCAGCCAAGATACGTGGATTTACTTTCCATGGGATTTGGACTTGAGCTACGCCAAGCCCATTTCAAAAGACGCGGACGAATGA
- the uraH gene encoding hydroxyisourate hydrolase, with the protein MTGLTTHILDTSSGQPANQVPIKLYSLNENGTRRLLTETRSNDDGRTDAPLLSSDAIAVGRYELVFEMGAYFKQHHPNLPSPLFLDDIVLRFGIADVTSHYHVPLLVSPYGYSTYRGS; encoded by the coding sequence ATGACCGGTTTAACCACACACATTTTAGATACCAGCTCGGGTCAACCCGCTAATCAGGTTCCCATCAAACTGTACAGCCTTAACGAGAACGGCACTCGGCGACTTTTGACCGAAACCCGTTCCAACGACGACGGTCGTACCGATGCTCCTTTACTGAGCTCAGACGCAATCGCCGTCGGACGCTATGAACTCGTCTTCGAAATGGGCGCTTATTTCAAGCAACACCACCCAAACTTACCGTCCCCTTTATTTCTGGACGACATCGTATTACGGTTCGGCATTGCAGACGTCACGAGCCACTACCACGTCCCGCTCCTGGTGTCTCCGTATGGATACAGTACTTACCGAGGTAGTTAA
- a CDS encoding DMT family transporter produces the protein MELVATVVLFFSSVLWGLAWLPLKYLHEMGFDGIPLTLFLYTIMLVVILPWIWRKRSEIRPSWKILLAIGVLGGGAQLAFNTAMIYGEVIRVMVLFYLLPVWGVIGGRLFLGEAIDRVRWLGLGLAVSGAFLVVGGWKALESPPSWIDALALLSGFLFAMNNIAFRVSPKVDVSLKLAFMFGGSVLMASGVIQVMSLPTLPDVSLQAWGILFLFGAVWMMMANLGTQWAVTHMEAGRSSIIIIMELVTAVLSASILLNETMSPTEMVGGLLIVVAAFLEARRANGH, from the coding sequence ATGGAACTTGTCGCCACGGTGGTGCTGTTTTTTTCCTCGGTTTTATGGGGTCTGGCTTGGTTGCCGTTGAAGTATTTGCATGAAATGGGGTTTGACGGCATTCCGCTGACCTTGTTTTTGTACACCATTATGTTGGTGGTGATTTTGCCGTGGATTTGGCGCAAACGTTCGGAAATTCGCCCGTCCTGGAAAATCTTGTTGGCCATCGGTGTGTTGGGCGGCGGGGCGCAGTTGGCGTTCAATACCGCGATGATTTATGGCGAGGTGATTCGGGTCATGGTGCTGTTCTATCTCTTGCCGGTTTGGGGCGTGATTGGCGGCCGTCTGTTTTTGGGGGAAGCCATCGACCGGGTGCGCTGGTTGGGATTGGGGTTGGCGGTGTCCGGCGCCTTCTTGGTGGTGGGCGGTTGGAAAGCCCTGGAATCGCCGCCGTCCTGGATTGATGCGCTGGCGCTGTTGTCCGGTTTTTTGTTTGCCATGAATAACATTGCCTTCCGGGTGTCGCCGAAGGTGGACGTGTCTCTGAAGTTGGCCTTTATGTTTGGCGGTTCGGTGTTGATGGCCAGTGGGGTCATTCAGGTGATGTCCTTGCCGACCTTGCCGGATGTCAGCCTTCAGGCCTGGGGGATTTTGTTCTTGTTCGGCGCGGTTTGGATGATGATGGCCAACCTTGGGACGCAATGGGCGGTGACGCACATGGAAGCCGGGCGTTCTTCGATCATTATTATTATGGAGCTGGTGACGGCGGTCCTGTCGGCCAGTATTCTGCTGAATGAAACCATGAGCCCGACGGAAATGGTCGGCGGCTTGTTAATTGTGGTGGCGGCGTTCCTGGAAGCTCGTCGTGCAAACGGGCACTGA
- a CDS encoding GntR family transcriptional regulator yields the protein MEKNKGSKSQEQIIYDRLFDVILEQKLQPGARLTEVPLAEIFGVSRTVVRRALLRLSHEGVVEIKPNVGASVIRTPVEEVSQYFEARRIIECALIRMVVGKLTSYQVETLKSMVREESRYFETSNRAKGLRKSTEFHFLIADLSGNHPLAEAARHLISRTSLIVAQYNLSGSGGCACVDHSALVDVIVNGTEDEAEALMDTHIRHIEDGLSLSKKELEPDLYSLFKAE from the coding sequence ATGGAAAAGAATAAGGGTTCGAAGAGTCAGGAACAGATTATTTATGACCGTCTGTTTGATGTCATCTTGGAACAGAAACTTCAGCCCGGCGCGCGCTTGACCGAAGTTCCGCTTGCGGAAATTTTCGGGGTCAGTCGAACCGTTGTACGACGGGCGTTATTACGCCTTTCGCACGAAGGGGTGGTGGAAATCAAGCCGAATGTCGGGGCCAGTGTGATTCGCACACCGGTGGAAGAAGTGTCGCAATACTTTGAAGCAAGACGGATTATCGAATGCGCGTTGATTCGAATGGTGGTGGGGAAATTGACCAGTTACCAGGTGGAAACGCTGAAGTCGATGGTGCGGGAAGAGAGCCGGTATTTCGAAACCAGCAATCGCGCCAAAGGATTGCGGAAGTCGACCGAATTCCATTTTTTGATTGCCGACCTGTCTGGAAACCATCCTCTGGCGGAAGCCGCGCGGCATTTGATTTCCAGAACCTCGTTGATCGTGGCGCAGTACAATTTGTCCGGTTCGGGTGGTTGTGCGTGTGTTGACCATTCCGCACTGGTGGATGTCATTGTCAACGGGACAGAAGATGAAGCAGAAGCTTTAATGGACACTCATATCCGACACATTGAAGACGGTTTGTCTTTAAGTAAAAAAGAACTTGAACCAGATTTATATTCTCTGTTCAAAGCCGAGTAA
- a CDS encoding N-acyl homoserine lactonase family protein — MTQVTKFWPILTGRHTYEKTLSTRGRGQGEIIQAPILAYLIETKNGRILFDVGCDYQKIQQKEQRAHYYEHDGFPFGPPEMDEEERLPNRLQELGLKTEDVDLVFCSHLHFDHAGGLCEFCHAEVHVHAQEMAAAKEPADDAYFASDFELPLNWKLQTGEYDLTDGVSAIETPGHTAGHMSMLVELPKGPPILLAGDAADLTENIEDEVAPGLCWQDNEQLAIESIRKLKYLSEKQQAALWPNHDWAFFQRHNRFPNFFE, encoded by the coding sequence ATGACGCAAGTAACCAAATTTTGGCCGATTCTCACCGGCCGACATACCTATGAAAAAACCTTGTCCACGCGCGGACGCGGACAGGGTGAAATTATTCAGGCGCCAATTTTGGCCTATTTGATTGAAACCAAAAACGGTCGCATTCTGTTTGATGTGGGCTGTGATTATCAAAAAATTCAGCAAAAAGAGCAGCGCGCCCATTATTACGAGCACGACGGTTTTCCGTTCGGGCCACCGGAAATGGACGAGGAAGAACGTTTGCCGAATCGTTTGCAGGAGTTGGGTTTGAAAACCGAAGATGTGGATTTGGTGTTTTGCAGTCATTTGCATTTCGACCATGCCGGTGGTTTGTGTGAATTTTGCCATGCCGAAGTGCATGTCCACGCTCAGGAAATGGCGGCGGCGAAAGAACCGGCGGACGATGCCTATTTTGCATCCGATTTCGAGTTGCCCTTGAATTGGAAGTTGCAAACCGGCGAGTACGATTTAACCGACGGGGTCAGCGCGATTGAAACCCCGGGGCATACTGCGGGGCATATGTCGATGCTGGTGGAGTTGCCGAAAGGCCCGCCGATTTTGTTAGCGGGTGATGCGGCGGACTTGACGGAGAATATCGAAGACGAAGTCGCGCCCGGTTTGTGCTGGCAGGATAACGAGCAATTGGCCATCGAGAGTATTCGTAAATTGAAATACCTCAGTGAAAAACAGCAGGCGGCGCTTTGGCCGAATCACGATTGGGCATTTTTCCAGCGCCATAATCGATTCCCGAACTTTTTCGAATAG
- a CDS encoding urate hydroxylase PuuD, translated as MDPQILEWLNLNVKWIHLIVGIAWIGASFYFNWLEGNLERQKAGLNKGVAGDLWAVHGGGFYHVEKFEVAPEKLPETLHWFKWEAYLTWITGFTLMVLVFYMSPTLYMIDPSVANLSPGLAISISVLSLALVWLIYDRLCKTALVENNARFFWVMFIGLTLLAYLFTELFSARAAYIQMGAIIGTLMVANVFFVIIPSQRKMVDAMKQGEVPDPATGKAGFQRSFHNNYFTLPVLFIMISGHYPLTFGSEYNWMILAAIALIGVLVRHYFNLKNQGKVHHWILPLAAVLMALLAYLTMPKPQETVLESEVTFEAIEPIMAQRCATCHAANPTDPAFKVAPKGVELDTRAKIEQQADAVYAQTVTSKAMPIGNLTQMTPDERALLGQWYLTLKNKES; from the coding sequence ATGGACCCGCAGATTCTGGAGTGGCTGAATTTAAACGTCAAGTGGATTCACTTGATTGTTGGGATTGCCTGGATAGGGGCGTCTTTTTATTTCAACTGGCTGGAAGGCAACCTTGAACGTCAGAAAGCGGGGTTGAATAAAGGCGTGGCTGGCGACTTGTGGGCCGTGCACGGCGGTGGTTTTTACCATGTCGAGAAGTTCGAAGTCGCGCCGGAAAAACTGCCGGAAACACTTCATTGGTTCAAATGGGAAGCTTATCTGACCTGGATCACTGGCTTCACGCTTATGGTGTTGGTGTTTTATATGTCGCCAACGCTTTACATGATTGACCCTTCGGTGGCCAATCTTTCACCAGGCCTGGCCATTTCCATCAGTGTTCTCTCGCTGGCCCTTGTTTGGCTGATTTATGACCGTCTCTGCAAAACCGCTCTGGTCGAAAACAACGCACGATTCTTTTGGGTGATGTTCATTGGGTTAACGTTGCTTGCCTACCTGTTTACCGAACTGTTCAGCGCTCGCGCCGCTTACATTCAAATGGGTGCCATTATCGGCACCTTGATGGTGGCTAATGTCTTTTTCGTCATCATTCCGTCGCAACGCAAGATGGTGGACGCCATGAAACAAGGCGAAGTGCCGGATCCAGCGACCGGCAAAGCCGGTTTTCAACGCTCTTTCCACAATAACTATTTCACCTTGCCGGTGCTGTTCATCATGATCAGCGGGCATTATCCGCTCACGTTTGGCAGCGAATACAACTGGATGATTTTGGCGGCGATTGCCTTGATTGGCGTGTTGGTGCGCCATTATTTCAACTTGAAAAACCAAGGCAAGGTGCATCATTGGATTTTGCCTCTGGCGGCCGTATTGATGGCGTTATTAGCCTACCTAACCATGCCGAAACCGCAAGAAACGGTGTTGGAGAGTGAGGTGACATTCGAGGCCATTGAACCGATTATGGCGCAACGTTGTGCCACTTGTCACGCGGCCAATCCAACCGATCCGGCGTTTAAAGTGGCGCCGAAAGGCGTGGAGTTGGACACGCGCGCCAAAATTGAGCAGCAGGCCGATGCGGTTTACGCGCAGACGGTCACTTCAAAGGCGATGCCGATTGGCAATTTGACTCAGATGACGCCGGACGAACGTGCGCTGTTGGGGCAATGGTATTTGACCCTTAAAAACAAGGAGTCGTAA
- the puuE gene encoding allantoinase PuuE, with the protein MEESNGLTYPDYPRDMVGYGANPPKVTWPGKAKLALQFVINYEEGGENCILHGDPASEAFLSEVMGASPWQGQRHMSIETIYEYGSRVGFWRLHRLFTEMGIPVTVFGVAMALQRNPEAVQAMLDADWEIASHGYRWIDYAAVDPEVERSHIRQALEIHTALTGQEPLGWYIGRNSDQTRRILLEETTPLYDSDSYSDELPFWVQEGDKPHLVVPYTLDANDMRFATSQGFNSGDQFFTYLKDSFDVLYAEGDVAPKMMSVGLHCRLVGRPGRFASLKRFIEYVRQHDDVWLCTRADIARHWAANHPA; encoded by the coding sequence ATGGAAGAATCAAACGGTTTAACGTATCCAGATTATCCAAGGGACATGGTGGGCTATGGTGCGAATCCGCCGAAAGTGACCTGGCCGGGTAAAGCCAAGCTGGCTTTGCAGTTTGTCATCAATTATGAAGAGGGTGGCGAAAACTGTATCTTGCACGGCGACCCGGCCTCCGAAGCCTTCTTATCCGAGGTCATGGGCGCTTCACCCTGGCAGGGCCAACGTCATATGAGCATTGAAACGATATACGAGTACGGTTCACGCGTCGGTTTCTGGCGGCTGCATCGATTGTTTACCGAAATGGGCATTCCGGTCACGGTGTTCGGGGTGGCGATGGCCTTGCAGCGCAACCCGGAGGCGGTTCAAGCCATGCTGGATGCGGATTGGGAAATCGCCAGTCACGGTTACCGCTGGATTGACTACGCGGCGGTCGACCCGGAAGTGGAGCGCAGCCATATTCGTCAAGCGCTGGAAATTCACACCGCCTTGACCGGGCAAGAACCCTTGGGGTGGTACATCGGGCGTAACAGTGACCAGACCCGACGCATTCTGTTGGAAGAGACCACACCTTTGTACGATTCGGATTCGTATTCCGATGAACTGCCGTTTTGGGTACAGGAGGGTGACAAACCGCACTTGGTGGTGCCTTATACCTTGGACGCCAATGACATGCGTTTCGCCACTTCGCAAGGGTTTAACTCGGGCGACCAATTCTTTACGTATTTAAAAGATTCTTTTGACGTGCTGTATGCCGAGGGCGATGTGGCCCCGAAAATGATGTCCGTTGGGTTGCATTGCCGCTTGGTCGGCCGGCCGGGGCGCTTTGCTTCTTTGAAACGCTTTATCGAATATGTGCGTCAGCACGACGATGTTTGGTTATGCACTCGGGCCGATATTGCTCGGCATTGGGCGGCCAACCACCCGGCTTGA
- a CDS encoding ABC transporter substrate-binding protein produces MKLKRFFALALTAMTALPALAATPVKFTLDWKFEGPAAAYLVALEKGYYKDAGLDVTIDSGKGSLDAIPKVASGTYQFGFADINSLIKFKDQNPNSELKGILMVYDKPPFAIIGSKQTGVAKPKDLEGKTLGAPAPDGAYAQWKAFTDVTGINPSEVNIDNVSFAVRESMLVQKRVDAITGYSFSSFLNLRKIGLPAEDINVMLMADYGLKLYGNTILVNPEFAKQNPELVKGFVKATIKGWQYAVAHPEESIQYVIERNKIAKKAVETQRLQMCIDDHVVTDNVKANGFGGVDSARMAEAIDQVGLTYDFKNKPTPEAVFTEEFLPAKSEREL; encoded by the coding sequence ATGAAACTCAAACGGTTTTTTGCACTTGCGCTGACGGCAATGACGGCCTTACCGGCTTTAGCAGCCACCCCGGTTAAATTTACACTGGATTGGAAATTCGAAGGCCCAGCCGCGGCCTATTTGGTGGCCTTAGAAAAAGGCTACTATAAAGACGCGGGCCTGGACGTAACCATTGATTCCGGTAAAGGGTCATTGGATGCCATTCCAAAAGTGGCTTCCGGCACGTACCAGTTCGGTTTTGCCGATATTAACTCCTTGATCAAATTCAAAGACCAGAACCCGAATTCGGAATTGAAAGGGATTTTGATGGTTTATGACAAGCCGCCGTTTGCGATTATCGGTTCCAAGCAAACCGGTGTGGCCAAGCCGAAAGATTTAGAAGGTAAAACATTGGGCGCGCCGGCACCGGATGGGGCTTATGCCCAATGGAAAGCGTTTACCGACGTGACCGGCATCAATCCGTCGGAGGTGAATATCGATAACGTCAGTTTTGCGGTGCGCGAATCCATGCTGGTGCAAAAGCGTGTGGATGCCATTACCGGTTATTCGTTCTCTTCCTTCCTGAACCTGCGCAAAATCGGTCTGCCAGCGGAGGACATCAATGTGATGTTGATGGCGGATTATGGTCTAAAACTCTACGGCAACACCATTTTGGTGAACCCGGAATTTGCCAAGCAAAACCCGGAGCTGGTCAAAGGCTTTGTTAAAGCGACCATCAAGGGTTGGCAATACGCGGTGGCGCATCCGGAAGAGAGTATTCAATATGTCATCGAACGGAATAAAATTGCCAAGAAGGCGGTGGAAACCCAGCGTTTGCAAATGTGCATCGACGACCATGTCGTGACCGATAATGTAAAAGCGAATGGCTTTGGTGGCGTCGATTCGGCACGGATGGCGGAAGCCATCGACCAGGTTGGTTTGACGTATGACTTTAAGAATAAGCCAACGCCGGAAGCTGTGTTTACTGAAGAATTCTTGCCTGCGAAATCGGAAAGAGAGCTGTAA
- a CDS encoding fatty acid desaturase produces the protein MVKTNKATGLFRHDDAALPNALAFGYVLLTYGFGLYFMLSDSGWLNAVGVLALAHSMVIAAYLIHETAHLSLFRKKEHNQWFAEILLWITGTSYSHFDDIRNKHNRHHIDRADVVSFDFRPLLEKHPRFLKLLKTLEWFYIPALEVWMHFLVIVLPFIKESRRSRRARVVFFLVVRVTFFWALASVSIDVLWLYPVAYLMFLTVMRFMDVHQHTYEVYETLDQKRGPEARLRDAQFEHDNTYSNLLSEKYPWVNLLVLNFCYHNVHHDSMLQPWYRLPKLHQESYGDDDRQVLTFRHLMKSFHRYRVPRILNADPVNLPVKQDDGESFIGVDGVSFLTAH, from the coding sequence ATGGTGAAAACAAATAAGGCAACCGGTTTGTTCCGGCATGACGATGCGGCCTTGCCGAATGCGTTGGCATTCGGGTATGTGTTATTGACCTACGGATTCGGGTTGTATTTTATGCTGTCCGATTCGGGCTGGCTGAATGCGGTGGGGGTTTTGGCGCTGGCGCATTCGATGGTGATTGCGGCCTATCTGATTCATGAAACAGCGCACTTGAGTTTGTTCCGGAAAAAGGAGCATAACCAGTGGTTTGCAGAAATTTTGTTATGGATTACCGGCACCAGTTATTCGCATTTCGACGATATTCGTAACAAACATAACCGTCATCATATCGACCGGGCGGATGTGGTGTCGTTCGACTTTCGCCCGTTGTTGGAAAAGCATCCGCGATTTTTGAAGCTGTTGAAAACACTGGAATGGTTTTACATTCCGGCGTTGGAAGTCTGGATGCATTTTTTGGTCATCGTCTTGCCGTTTATTAAAGAAAGCCGTCGTTCCAGACGGGCGCGCGTGGTGTTCTTTTTGGTGGTGCGTGTGACGTTCTTCTGGGCGCTGGCTTCGGTGTCGATCGATGTGTTGTGGCTGTATCCGGTTGCGTATTTGATGTTCTTGACGGTGATGCGTTTTATGGATGTGCATCAGCATACTTATGAGGTTTATGAAACATTGGATCAAAAACGTGGGCCGGAAGCGCGGCTGCGCGACGCTCAGTTCGAGCACGACAATACCTATTCCAATCTGCTATCGGAAAAGTACCCTTGGGTGAACTTGCTGGTGCTGAATTTCTGTTACCACAATGTCCATCATGACAGCATGTTACAACCTTGGTATCGATTGCCGAAATTGCACCAGGAATCCTATGGCGACGATGACCGTCAAGTGCTGACGTTCCGCCATCTTATGAAGAGTTTCCATCGTTATCGTGTGCCGCGCATTTTAAACGCCGACCCTGTCAATTTGCCGGTGAAGCAGGATGACGGCGAAAGCTTTATCGGTGTGGATGGCGTGTCTTTTTTGACGGCGCATTAA
- a CDS encoding ABC transporter ATP-binding protein yields the protein MSEFIKLEKVSLSYNGSTELQDMAIHEVDMSIQQGSFTAVVGPSGCGKSTMMKLLSGLQAPTLGYVFLDNREVNGPVSGVGMAFQKSTLLPWRNIIDNVLLPFEVSPDYEHRYRRRKSEYVNKAMSLLEQVGLKGFEHHFPWELSGGMQQRASICRALVHEPSLLILDEPFGALDAFTREELWIMLSELQQAKKFTVLLVTHDLEEAAYLADDIYVMSTRPGRITHHEKVTFERPRAIDIRYEPTFSKLVQKLRGFIKSAKEAA from the coding sequence ATGTCCGAGTTTATCAAGCTTGAAAAAGTTTCCCTGAGCTACAACGGCTCGACCGAACTTCAGGATATGGCGATTCATGAAGTGGATATGTCCATCCAGCAAGGCAGCTTCACGGCTGTGGTCGGACCAAGTGGTTGTGGTAAATCAACGATGATGAAGCTTTTATCCGGTTTGCAGGCACCGACGCTGGGCTACGTTTTTCTGGATAACCGGGAAGTCAATGGCCCGGTGTCCGGCGTAGGCATGGCATTTCAGAAGTCCACCTTGCTGCCTTGGCGAAACATTATCGACAATGTGTTGTTGCCGTTTGAAGTCAGCCCGGATTATGAACACCGTTATCGACGCAGAAAGTCGGAGTACGTTAACAAAGCCATGAGCTTGTTGGAGCAAGTCGGCCTGAAAGGGTTCGAGCATCATTTTCCGTGGGAGCTGTCCGGCGGTATGCAACAGCGGGCGTCGATTTGCCGAGCGTTGGTGCATGAGCCGAGTTTGTTGATTTTGGACGAGCCTTTCGGGGCCTTGGATGCGTTTACGCGTGAAGAGCTTTGGATTATGTTGAGCGAATTGCAGCAGGCGAAAAAGTTCACCGTTTTGCTGGTGACGCATGATCTGGAAGAGGCCGCTTATTTGGCGGATGACATTTATGTAATGTCGACCCGTCCGGGGCGGATTACGCATCATGAAAAGGTGACGTTTGAACGGCCGCGTGCCATTGATATTCGTTATGAACCGACGTTTTCCAAACTGGTTCAGAAGTTGAGAGGCTTTATTAAGTCCGCGAAGGAGGCTGCATGA
- the uraD gene encoding 2-oxo-4-hydroxy-4-carboxy-5-ureidoimidazoline decarboxylase, whose protein sequence is MTLMELNQLSESQFVEACAPLLEHCEWVLPKLAAVRPFASLAVMQERLAQLIQAAPLKQQHEALCQHPKLGVGRAQPGFSQSEQKGAGLSQLTEPEMALFAELNERYESKMGFPFVVAVAGMTKETILEQMRSRSEATPEQEWPVALAELIKIAQLRVCKLVSDA, encoded by the coding sequence ATGACGTTAATGGAATTGAACCAGTTGTCGGAGTCTCAATTTGTAGAGGCGTGCGCGCCTCTGTTGGAACATTGTGAATGGGTGCTGCCGAAGCTGGCCGCGGTACGCCCGTTCGCTTCCTTGGCGGTCATGCAAGAGCGGTTGGCGCAGCTTATTCAGGCGGCACCGCTCAAGCAGCAACATGAGGCTTTATGCCAGCACCCCAAGCTGGGAGTGGGGCGAGCTCAACCGGGCTTTTCGCAATCCGAACAAAAGGGAGCGGGGCTGAGTCAGTTAACCGAGCCGGAGATGGCCTTGTTCGCGGAATTGAACGAGCGTTATGAATCGAAAATGGGGTTTCCATTTGTGGTTGCGGTCGCTGGCATGACCAAGGAAACGATCTTGGAACAGATGCGTTCACGTTCCGAAGCCACTCCCGAACAGGAGTGGCCAGTGGCATTGGCCGAGCTGATTAAGATTGCGCAGTTGCGCGTTTGTAAATTAGTTTCCGACGCCTAA
- a CDS encoding ABC transporter permease, producing MKRTLWSSFSQTKAFEYGAPVTIFVSALALWQLVCMWAGIPEYFLPTPVKIAATMVEYQEALLENGWQTLKTTVIGFGISVVFGVAIGAVIGNSKTLYNALYPLFIAFETVPKVAVVPILVLWFGIGTTPAILTAWLISFFPIVVNVSTGLATLEPEVVDVMRALKASKRQILFKVGIPNTLPYFFGALKISITLAFVGSVVAETVAANSGVGHLMLSAQANFDVPLVFAGLVVLALEGLAMYTIFAVLEKRMTRWAFRN from the coding sequence ATGAAACGTACTCTTTGGTCTTCTTTCTCGCAAACCAAGGCGTTTGAATATGGCGCTCCGGTCACGATTTTTGTATCGGCGCTGGCGCTTTGGCAGTTGGTCTGTATGTGGGCTGGGATCCCTGAGTATTTCTTGCCGACGCCGGTGAAAATCGCCGCGACCATGGTGGAATATCAGGAAGCCCTGTTGGAAAACGGTTGGCAGACGCTGAAAACCACGGTCATCGGATTTGGTATTTCGGTGGTGTTCGGGGTGGCGATTGGAGCCGTGATCGGTAACTCCAAGACGCTTTATAATGCACTCTACCCGTTGTTCATCGCGTTTGAAACCGTACCAAAAGTGGCCGTGGTGCCGATTTTGGTGCTGTGGTTTGGCATTGGAACCACCCCGGCCATTTTGACCGCTTGGTTGATTTCATTCTTCCCGATTGTGGTGAATGTGTCGACCGGGTTGGCTACGTTGGAGCCGGAAGTGGTGGATGTCATGCGGGCGCTGAAAGCCAGTAAACGCCAGATTTTATTTAAGGTGGGCATTCCGAATACCTTGCCGTATTTTTTCGGCGCCTTGAAAATTTCCATCACACTGGCGTTTGTCGGGTCGGTGGTGGCGGAAACTGTGGCCGCGAATTCCGGTGTCGGGCATTTGATGTTGTCGGCTCAGGCCAACTTCGATGTACCGCTGGTGTTTGCAGGCCTGGTCGTTTTGGCTTTGGAAGGTCTGGCGATGTATACCATCTTCGCTGTGCTGGAAAAGCGCATGACGCGTTGGGCGTTCCGTAATTAA